One Bradyrhizobium manausense DNA segment encodes these proteins:
- a CDS encoding alpha-2-macroglobulin family protein produces MIGLVRAVTFCAMLAFGLSAAHAADKAFKRDDLADSAIKLEAQIKSEAGPVAKTNATLKTDADAAFRRNDYRTGLSILGQIAATTPEDAGNWLRLAKVVFQITPKSSSEQTFLLERASTAAYIAYMRAGNAGEEADALAVLGKSLSERKLWRPALDSLRLSLDMREVADVRGAYEKLRDEHGFRLLDYTVDSDSASPRACFQFSEELAKRTDFAPYLALAGQDKPALSAEGKQLCVDGLKHGERYNVNLRAGLPSTVKEGLPKSAEFNIYVRDRKPFVRFTSRAYVLPRTGQRGIPVVSVNTPAVNINVYRIGDRNLINTVVDSDFQKTLSKYQLSDLGDERGVKVWSGELATAMNLNQDVITAFPVDQALGELQPGVYVMTAAAKGPGSDDDYQLATQWFIVSDLGVAAYSGNDGIHVFVNSLASTDPVGKAEVRLVARNNEILATRKTDDAGHVLFEAGLARGEGGLSPAMLTVNGEKADYAFLSLKTSAFDLSDRGVAGRAVPAGADAFVYAERGVYRSSETVYLTALLRDGQGNAVNGGPLTLVIERPDGVEFRRAVLSDQGAGGRTLAVPLNSAVPTGTWRVRAFTDPKGTSVGETTFMVEDYVPDRIEFDLSAKDKVIKANAPVELKADGHFLYGAPASGLSLEGDMLIAPASERPGFAGYQFGVDDEQTTSNERTPLENLPEADANGVATFPVTLDKQPASTRPQEAQIFVRMVETGGRAVERKLVLPVAPATALIGIKPLFGDKNVAEGDKAEFEIVFVSPEGKTLARDGLRYELLKMESRYQWYRQNNYWEYEPVKSTSRVADGDVTIAADKPSRISLAPRPGRYRLDVKSNDADGPVTSVQFDVGWYSDGSADTPDLLETSIDKPQYSSSDTMTVSVNVRTAGKLTVNVVGDRLLTTQTIDVKEGTAQVKLPVGKDWGTGAYVVATLRRPLDAAAQRMPGRAIGLKWFGIDKQARTLQVKLTPPDLIRPNSMLKIPVKLDGLNPGEDAKIVVAAVDVGILNLTNYKPPAPDDYYLGQRQLSAEIRDLYGQLIDGMSGTRGQIKSGGDAGAAELQGSPPAQKPLALYSGIVTVGADGTAEVSFDIPEFAGTARVMAVAWTATKLGRANTDVVIRDPVVLTTTLPRFLLNGDHGTVNLELDNVEGQAGDYVINVKTSGPVKMSGNPAITVKLAAKQRNSFALAIDATAAGQATLDVDIKGPNGLTLARHYALDVKAATQVLARRSIRTLAKGESLTLTSDMFSDLVPGTGSVSVSASLSTALDAATILKALDRYPYGCSEQITSRAMPLLYVNDLAAGAHLAMDTGVDQRIRDAIERLLARQGSNGSFGLWSAGGDDAWLDAYVTDFLTRAREKGFVVPDILFKNALDRIRNSVVNGNEPEKDGGRDLAYGLYVLARNGAAPIGDLRYLADTKLNNLATPIAKSQLAAALALVGDRNRAERVYGAALDSLAPKPVLEFGRTDYGSQLRDAAALVSLASEGNAPKATLTQAVARVETARGLTPHTSTQENAWLVLAARALAKENLSIEVDGQAIKTAVYRSYKADTLSGKPLKITNTGDAPVQAVVSVSGSPVTPEPAASNGFKIERNYFTLDGKPADISKVKQNDRYAVVLKITEAKPEFGHIMVSDYLPAGLEIDNPKLVSSGDSGTLDWIEDGAEPKDTEFRDDRFTAAVDRASDSKAIFTVAYVVRVVSPGKYVLPQAYVEDMYNPSRYGRTGTGNVEVRAAK; encoded by the coding sequence ATGATCGGGTTGGTCCGCGCCGTCACGTTCTGCGCCATGCTGGCGTTTGGCTTGAGTGCGGCGCACGCCGCCGACAAGGCGTTCAAGCGCGACGATCTTGCCGATTCCGCGATCAAGCTGGAGGCGCAGATCAAGAGCGAGGCGGGGCCCGTCGCCAAGACCAATGCGACGCTGAAGACGGACGCCGACGCCGCCTTCAGGCGCAACGACTACCGCACCGGGCTCTCGATCCTCGGCCAGATCGCCGCCACCACGCCGGAGGATGCCGGCAACTGGCTGCGTCTCGCCAAGGTCGTCTTCCAGATTACGCCGAAGAGCTCGAGCGAGCAGACCTTCCTGCTGGAACGCGCCTCGACCGCCGCCTACATCGCCTACATGCGCGCCGGCAATGCGGGCGAAGAGGCGGATGCGCTTGCCGTGCTCGGCAAGTCGCTATCGGAGCGCAAGCTGTGGCGGCCGGCACTGGATTCGCTGCGGCTGTCGCTCGACATGCGCGAGGTCGCCGACGTCCGCGGCGCCTACGAGAAGCTGCGTGACGAGCATGGTTTCCGGCTGCTCGATTATACCGTGGACTCGGATTCGGCGAGCCCGCGCGCCTGCTTCCAGTTCTCCGAGGAACTCGCCAAGCGGACCGATTTCGCGCCCTACCTGGCGCTGGCGGGCCAGGACAAGCCGGCGCTGTCGGCCGAGGGCAAGCAGCTCTGCGTCGACGGGCTGAAGCACGGCGAACGCTACAACGTCAATCTGCGCGCCGGCCTGCCGTCGACCGTGAAGGAAGGCCTGCCCAAATCGGCCGAGTTCAACATCTATGTGCGCGATCGCAAGCCGTTCGTGCGCTTCACCAGCCGCGCCTATGTGCTGCCGCGTACCGGGCAGCGTGGCATTCCCGTGGTCAGCGTCAATACGCCGGCGGTGAACATCAACGTTTACAGGATCGGCGATCGCAACCTGATCAATACGGTGGTCGACAGCGACTTCCAGAAGACGCTGTCGAAGTATCAACTCTCTGATCTCGGCGACGAGCGCGGCGTGAAGGTCTGGTCCGGCGAGCTCGCGACCGCAATGAACCTGAACCAGGACGTCATCACCGCTTTTCCGGTCGACCAGGCGCTGGGCGAGCTCCAGCCCGGCGTCTACGTGATGACGGCGGCGGCCAAAGGCCCCGGCAGCGACGATGATTACCAGCTCGCCACCCAATGGTTCATCGTCTCCGATCTCGGCGTCGCCGCCTATTCCGGCAATGACGGCATTCATGTCTTCGTCAATTCGCTGGCCTCCACCGATCCGGTCGGCAAAGCCGAGGTGCGGCTGGTCGCCCGCAACAACGAGATTTTGGCGACGCGCAAGACCGACGACGCCGGCCATGTGCTGTTCGAGGCGGGGCTCGCGCGCGGTGAGGGCGGCCTGTCGCCGGCCATGCTGACGGTCAACGGCGAGAAGGCCGACTACGCCTTCCTCAGCCTGAAGACGTCGGCCTTCGACCTCAGCGACCGTGGCGTCGCGGGCCGTGCAGTGCCTGCTGGCGCCGATGCCTTCGTCTACGCCGAGCGCGGCGTCTATCGCTCCAGCGAGACTGTCTACCTCACCGCGCTGCTCCGCGACGGGCAGGGCAACGCCGTCAACGGCGGGCCGCTGACGCTGGTGATCGAGCGCCCGGACGGCGTGGAATTCCGCCGCGCCGTATTGTCCGACCAGGGCGCCGGCGGCCGCACGCTCGCCGTGCCGCTCAACTCGGCCGTTCCGACAGGGACGTGGCGGGTACGCGCCTTCACCGATCCGAAGGGGACTTCCGTCGGTGAAACCACGTTCATGGTCGAGGATTACGTCCCTGACAGGATCGAATTCGATTTGTCCGCCAAGGACAAGGTGATCAAAGCTAACGCTCCTGTGGAGCTTAAGGCGGACGGTCATTTCCTCTACGGCGCGCCGGCCTCGGGCCTCAGCCTCGAAGGCGACATGCTGATTGCGCCGGCGAGCGAACGTCCGGGCTTTGCAGGCTACCAGTTCGGCGTCGACGACGAGCAGACCACCTCGAACGAACGCACGCCGCTCGAGAACCTGCCTGAAGCCGACGCGAACGGCGTGGCGACCTTCCCGGTGACGCTCGACAAGCAGCCGGCCTCGACGCGTCCGCAGGAAGCGCAGATCTTCGTCCGCATGGTCGAGACCGGCGGACGTGCCGTCGAGCGTAAGCTGGTCCTGCCGGTCGCGCCTGCGACCGCGTTGATTGGCATCAAGCCGCTGTTCGGCGACAAGAACGTCGCGGAAGGCGACAAGGCCGAGTTCGAAATCGTGTTCGTGTCGCCCGAGGGCAAGACCCTGGCCCGGGACGGCCTGCGCTACGAACTCCTGAAGATGGAGTCGCGCTACCAATGGTATCGCCAGAACAATTACTGGGAGTACGAGCCGGTCAAGTCGACCTCGCGTGTCGCCGACGGTGATGTCACCATCGCCGCCGACAAGCCGTCCCGCATCTCGCTGGCGCCGCGCCCCGGCCGTTACCGGCTGGATGTGAAGTCGAACGACGCAGACGGCCCGGTGACCTCGGTGCAGTTCGACGTCGGTTGGTATTCCGATGGCAGCGCCGACACCCCGGATCTCCTGGAAACCTCGATCGACAAGCCGCAATACTCCTCCAGCGACACCATGACTGTGTCGGTCAATGTCCGCACCGCCGGCAAGCTGACCGTCAACGTGGTCGGCGACCGCCTGCTGACGACGCAGACCATCGACGTCAAGGAAGGGACCGCGCAGGTGAAGCTCCCAGTCGGCAAGGACTGGGGCACCGGCGCGTATGTGGTGGCGACGCTCCGTCGCCCGCTCGATGCGGCCGCGCAGCGCATGCCGGGCCGCGCCATCGGCCTGAAGTGGTTCGGGATCGACAAGCAGGCCCGCACACTCCAGGTCAAGCTGACGCCGCCTGATCTGATCCGGCCGAACTCGATGCTGAAGATCCCGGTCAAGCTGGACGGGCTCAATCCCGGCGAGGACGCCAAAATCGTCGTCGCCGCGGTCGATGTCGGCATTCTCAATCTCACCAATTACAAGCCGCCGGCGCCGGATGATTATTATCTCGGCCAGCGCCAGTTGAGCGCAGAGATCCGCGATCTCTATGGGCAACTGATTGACGGCATGTCGGGCACGCGCGGCCAGATCAAATCCGGCGGCGACGCCGGCGCGGCCGAGTTACAGGGCTCGCCGCCCGCGCAGAAGCCGCTCGCGCTTTATTCCGGCATCGTCACGGTAGGGGCTGACGGCACGGCGGAAGTCAGCTTCGACATTCCGGAGTTCGCTGGAACGGCCCGCGTGATGGCAGTGGCGTGGACGGCCACCAAACTCGGCCGTGCCAATACCGACGTCGTGATCCGCGATCCCGTTGTGCTGACCACGACCCTGCCGCGCTTCCTGCTCAATGGCGACCATGGCACGGTCAATCTCGAACTCGACAATGTCGAGGGCCAGGCCGGCGACTACGTCATCAACGTGAAGACAAGCGGGCCGGTGAAGATGTCAGGCAATCCCGCCATCACGGTGAAGCTCGCCGCTAAGCAACGCAATTCGTTCGCGCTCGCGATCGACGCGACCGCGGCAGGACAAGCCACGCTCGACGTCGATATCAAGGGACCGAATGGTCTGACACTCGCGCGCCATTACGCGCTCGACGTCAAGGCGGCGACGCAGGTGCTGGCGCGCCGCTCGATCCGGACGCTGGCAAAGGGCGAAAGCCTGACGCTGACCTCGGACATGTTCTCCGATCTCGTGCCCGGTACCGGCAGCGTCTCGGTTTCGGCCAGCCTGTCCACCGCGCTCGATGCGGCGACCATCCTGAAGGCGCTCGACCGCTATCCCTATGGCTGCTCGGAACAGATCACGAGCCGCGCCATGCCGCTGCTCTATGTCAACGATCTCGCGGCCGGGGCGCATCTCGCCATGGACACCGGGGTTGACCAGCGCATCCGCGATGCCATCGAGCGACTTCTGGCCCGTCAGGGCTCCAACGGCTCGTTCGGCCTGTGGTCGGCCGGCGGCGACGATGCCTGGCTCGATGCTTACGTGACGGACTTCCTCACCCGTGCCCGCGAAAAGGGCTTTGTGGTGCCGGACATTCTGTTCAAGAACGCGCTCGACCGTATCAGAAACTCCGTCGTCAACGGCAATGAGCCGGAGAAGGACGGCGGTCGCGATCTCGCCTACGGCCTCTACGTCCTCGCCCGCAACGGCGCCGCGCCGATCGGTGATCTCCGCTATCTCGCCGATACCAAACTGAACAACCTGGCGACGCCGATCGCCAAGTCTCAGCTCGCGGCGGCGCTCGCTCTGGTGGGGGACCGCAACCGCGCGGAACGGGTCTATGGCGCAGCGCTCGACAGCCTCGCGCCAAAGCCGGTGCTGGAGTTCGGCCGCACTGACTACGGCTCGCAGCTTCGCGACGCCGCAGCACTCGTCTCGCTCGCGAGCGAAGGCAACGCGCCCAAGGCGACGCTGACGCAAGCCGTGGCACGGGTCGAGACCGCGCGCGGGCTCACGCCGCACACCTCCACGCAGGAGAATGCGTGGTTGGTGCTGGCGGCGCGGGCGCTCGCCAAGGAGAACCTCTCGATCGAGGTCGACGGCCAGGCGATCAAGACTGCGGTCTATCGCAGCTACAAGGCGGATACGCTCAGCGGCAAGCCGCTGAAGATCACCAACACCGGCGATGCGCCGGTGCAGGCGGTGGTCTCGGTGTCCGGCTCGCCGGTCACGCCGGAGCCGGCTGCGTCGAACGGCTTCAAGATCGAGCGGAATTATTTCACGCTCGACGGCAAGCCGGCCGATATCAGCAAGGTCAAGCAGAACGATCGCTACGCCGTGGTGTTGAAGATCACCGAGGCGAAGCCGGAATTCGGCCACATCATGGTGTCCGATTATCTGCCGGCGGGTCTGGAGATCGACAACCCGAAGCTGGTGTCGTCGGGCGACAGCGGCACGCTGGACTGGATCGAGGACGGCGCGGAGCCCAAGGATACCGAGTTCCGCGATGACCGCTTCACGGCGGCCGTGGACCGGGCCTCGGACTCCAAGGCGATCTTCACCGTCGCCTATGTCGTGCGCGTCGTCTCGCCCGGCAAATACGTGCTGCCGCAGGCCTATGTCGAGGACATGTACAATCCCTCGCGCTATGGTCGCACTGGCACGGGCAATGTCGAGGTGCGGGCAGCGAAGTGA
- the dctP gene encoding TRAP transporter substrate-binding protein yields MFTRRHLLATAVAAPAILRFGIGTAHAATTLKISHQFPGGTIDKGDFRDRLCRMFAAEVAKRSNGDIAAEIYPNSSLIKTNAQFSAMRKGALDISLYPMPYAGGELPETNIGLMPGLVTTYDQGMRWKKEPVGKALTDFLADKGIILLSWVWQAGGVASRSKPIVSPEDAKGLKVRGGSREMDMVLQTAGASVLSVPSNEIYAAMQTGACDAGITSSTSLISFRLEEVAKSLTSGAGASYWFMLEPLMMSKAIFDKLPKNQQDILVAVGQELEAFGRKGAQDDDVEVAKVYEKAGAKVSALDAATVGKWRDIARDTAWKDYGAKTATAANLLKLASDVAA; encoded by the coding sequence ATGTTCACGCGTCGTCACCTGCTCGCGACCGCCGTCGCCGCACCCGCCATTCTCCGCTTCGGCATTGGCACCGCGCACGCCGCGACCACGCTGAAGATCTCGCATCAATTCCCCGGCGGCACCATCGACAAGGGCGATTTCCGCGACCGCCTCTGCCGCATGTTCGCAGCCGAAGTTGCCAAGCGCAGCAACGGCGACATCGCCGCCGAGATCTATCCGAACTCCTCGCTGATCAAGACCAACGCGCAATTCTCCGCGATGCGGAAGGGCGCGCTCGACATCTCGCTGTATCCGATGCCCTATGCTGGCGGCGAATTGCCCGAGACCAATATCGGCCTGATGCCGGGCCTCGTCACCACCTACGACCAGGGCATGCGCTGGAAGAAGGAGCCGGTCGGCAAGGCGCTGACCGACTTCCTCGCCGACAAGGGCATCATCCTGTTGAGCTGGGTGTGGCAGGCCGGCGGCGTCGCCAGCCGCTCCAAGCCGATCGTGTCGCCGGAGGATGCCAAGGGCCTGAAGGTGCGCGGCGGCTCGCGCGAGATGGACATGGTGCTCCAGACCGCCGGCGCCTCGGTGCTGTCGGTCCCCTCGAACGAAATCTACGCGGCGATGCAGACCGGCGCATGCGATGCCGGCATCACCTCCTCCACCAGCCTGATCTCGTTCCGTCTGGAAGAAGTGGCGAAGTCGCTGACCTCGGGTGCGGGCGCCTCCTACTGGTTCATGCTCGAGCCGCTGATGATGTCGAAGGCGATCTTCGACAAGCTGCCGAAGAACCAGCAGGACATCCTGGTCGCTGTCGGCCAGGAGCTCGAAGCCTTCGGCCGCAAGGGCGCGCAGGATGACGATGTCGAGGTCGCCAAGGTCTACGAGAAGGCCGGCGCAAAGGTTTCGGCGCTCGATGCCGCAACCGTCGGCAAGTGGCGCGACATCGCCCGCGACACCGCGTGGAAGGATTACGGCGCCAAGACCGCAACCGCCGCGAACCTGCTCAAGCTCGCCTCCGACGTCGCTGCATGA
- a CDS encoding TRAP transporter large permease, whose product MSVFGIGIAYGVATLVVMFSGMPIAFALGAVAVAFMGIYMPSASLDTVTQNVYEEMASITLLSIPLFILKGAAIGKSRAGQDLYSALHAWLHRVPGGLGVANVFACALFAAMAGSSPATCSAIGSAGIPEMRKRGYSGGFAAGIIAAGGTLGILLPPSITMILFAVAAEKSLGRLFLAGIGPGLLLVSLFGGYAVIRFRQEYAAAEAAYKNGGPEAAILARDEYTLAERFSVLPRVIPFVLLLTGVMAALYGGYATPSETAGLGGLLALALIAAIYGVWRPSDLAPIMKSTVRESTMLMMIIGMSLLYSYVMSYLHISQSAAESIVAMHLPRWGLLFAVLVMVVVLGFFLPPVSIILMTAPIILPPLRAANFDIIWFGVVMTIVMEMGLIHPPVGLNIFVIRNVAPDISLSEVIWGTLPFVLLMMGAVLLLCLVPDISTWLPDMIMGPDGSR is encoded by the coding sequence ATGAGCGTGTTCGGTATCGGTATCGCTTATGGAGTCGCGACGCTGGTCGTGATGTTTTCGGGCATGCCGATTGCGTTCGCGCTCGGTGCGGTCGCGGTCGCATTCATGGGCATCTACATGCCCTCGGCCTCGCTCGATACGGTGACGCAGAACGTCTACGAGGAGATGGCCTCGATCACGCTGCTGTCGATTCCGCTCTTCATCCTGAAGGGTGCGGCGATCGGCAAGTCGCGCGCCGGCCAGGATCTCTATTCGGCGCTGCATGCCTGGCTGCACCGCGTGCCCGGCGGCCTCGGCGTTGCCAACGTTTTCGCCTGCGCACTGTTCGCGGCGATGGCGGGCTCGAGCCCCGCGACCTGTTCGGCGATCGGCTCGGCCGGCATCCCCGAAATGCGCAAGCGCGGCTATTCCGGCGGCTTCGCGGCCGGCATCATTGCTGCCGGCGGCACGCTCGGCATCCTGTTGCCGCCCTCGATCACCATGATCCTGTTTGCTGTCGCTGCGGAAAAGTCGCTGGGACGGCTGTTCCTCGCCGGCATTGGTCCCGGTCTGCTCCTGGTCTCGTTGTTCGGCGGCTATGCCGTGATCCGTTTCCGCCAGGAATATGCCGCGGCCGAAGCAGCCTACAAGAACGGCGGACCGGAAGCCGCGATCCTGGCGCGCGACGAATATACGCTGGCCGAACGTTTCAGCGTCTTGCCGCGCGTGATCCCCTTCGTGCTGCTGCTCACCGGCGTGATGGCGGCGCTCTATGGCGGCTATGCCACGCCGTCGGAGACGGCAGGGCTCGGCGGCCTGCTGGCTCTGGCGCTGATCGCGGCGATCTACGGGGTGTGGCGGCCGAGCGACCTTGCGCCCATCATGAAATCGACCGTCCGGGAATCGACCATGCTGATGATGATCATCGGCATGTCGCTGCTCTATTCCTACGTCATGAGCTATCTGCATATCTCGCAATCGGCGGCTGAATCCATCGTCGCGATGCATCTGCCGCGCTGGGGGCTGCTGTTTGCGGTCCTCGTCATGGTCGTCGTGCTCGGCTTCTTCCTGCCGCCGGTCTCGATCATTCTGATGACCGCGCCGATCATCCTGCCGCCGCTCCGCGCCGCCAATTTCGACATCATCTGGTTCGGCGTGGTCATGACCATCGTGATGGAGATGGGCCTGATCCATCCACCCGTCGGCCTCAACATCTTCGTCATCCGCAACGTCGCGCCAGACATTTCGCTGAGCGAGGTCATCTGGGGCACGCTGCCCTTCGTGCTCTTGATGATGGGTGCGGTGCTGCTGCTGTGTTTGGTGCCTGATATCTCGACCTGGCTGCCGGATATGATCATGGGGCCGGACGGGAGCAGGTAG
- a CDS encoding DUF2273 domain-containing protein has translation MNEPASNKPDPAEKASAPPKPQSGDSRRGAIAGLIIAAVILGIGLWLARDLTAASKMQDCVMSGRSNCNVIEPAR, from the coding sequence ATGAACGAGCCTGCTTCCAACAAGCCTGACCCCGCCGAGAAGGCGAGCGCGCCGCCAAAGCCCCAATCCGGCGATAGCCGTCGCGGCGCAATAGCCGGGCTCATCATTGCCGCCGTCATCCTCGGAATTGGCTTGTGGCTCGCCCGCGATCTTACCGCGGCCAGCAAGATGCAGGACTGCGTGATGTCGGGGCGAAGCAATTGCAATGTGATCGAGCCGGCGCGCTAG
- a CDS encoding TRAP transporter small permease, whose protein sequence is MSHGPLPDRDDTANAAARTGLAAVLDRGLAILNRIIVVFAAVALVAACAILSYSVLSRALFKAANYWQDEAAVFLLVGATFMTAAYVQQNRGHIGIEAFVGLLSPLANKVRLWIVDVVTFLFCVFFAWKSWTLAHEAYVDGQVSNSMWSPPLAIPYSLMALGMSLLCVQILVQLAMPFAGAKRP, encoded by the coding sequence ATGAGCCACGGTCCGCTTCCGGATCGTGACGACACGGCGAACGCTGCCGCAAGGACCGGCCTTGCGGCAGTGCTCGATCGCGGCCTCGCCATCCTCAACCGCATCATCGTCGTGTTCGCGGCAGTGGCACTGGTCGCAGCCTGCGCCATCCTGAGCTACAGCGTGCTGAGCCGCGCGCTATTCAAGGCGGCCAATTACTGGCAGGACGAGGCGGCCGTGTTCCTGCTGGTCGGCGCCACCTTCATGACGGCCGCCTACGTGCAGCAGAACCGCGGCCATATCGGCATCGAGGCTTTCGTCGGCCTCTTGTCGCCGCTGGCCAACAAGGTCCGTCTCTGGATCGTCGACGTCGTGACGTTCCTGTTCTGCGTATTCTTCGCCTGGAAATCGTGGACGCTCGCGCACGAAGCCTATGTCGACGGCCAGGTCTCGAACTCGATGTGGTCGCCGCCGCTCGCCATTCCCTATTCCCTGATGGCGCTCGGGATGAGCCTGCTCTGCGTCCAGATCCTGGTGCAGCTGGCGATGCCATTCGCAGGAGCCAAGCGTCCATGA
- a CDS encoding DUF6481 family protein, whose translation MSGFREPGFADRQKAAQDARKNLLNKFKSQPGQDDPAVAARRAEREALAAKRIEVKAAREAEKAEQKRVAEEAAATEAARIAREAEEAVARQAELEAEQKARRDARYAARKAKRK comes from the coding sequence ATGAGTGGATTTAGGGAACCCGGGTTCGCGGACCGGCAGAAGGCGGCACAGGATGCCCGCAAAAATCTTTTGAACAAATTCAAGTCGCAGCCGGGACAGGATGATCCGGCTGTCGCGGCGCGTCGCGCCGAACGTGAAGCGCTCGCCGCCAAGCGGATCGAGGTCAAGGCCGCGCGCGAAGCCGAAAAGGCCGAGCAGAAGCGTGTCGCGGAAGAAGCTGCTGCCACGGAAGCGGCGCGGATCGCCCGCGAAGCGGAGGAAGCGGTTGCCAGGCAGGCTGAACTCGAAGCCGAGCAGAAGGCCAGGCGCGACGCGCGCTATGCCGCCCGCAAGGCCAAGCGCAAGTAG
- a CDS encoding pentapeptide MXKDX repeat protein, with the protein MTIRTRIVLGVSAAALSLGLALSPAAFAQDKMGKDDGMMKKDTMSKDSMKKDTMSKDDGMKKDTMSKDGMKKDDGMMKKN; encoded by the coding sequence ATGACCATTCGCACCCGCATCGTGCTCGGCGTCTCGGCTGCCGCTCTCTCGCTTGGCCTCGCGCTGTCGCCGGCCGCTTTCGCCCAGGACAAGATGGGCAAGGACGACGGCATGATGAAGAAGGACACGATGTCCAAGGACAGCATGAAGAAGGACACCATGTCCAAGGACGACGGCATGAAGAAGGACACGATGTCGAAGGACGGCATGAAGAAAGACGACGGGATGATGAAGAAGAACTGA
- a CDS encoding hydroxymethylglutaryl-CoA lyase, whose protein sequence is MSDPVRIIEMGPRDGLQNEKTPVSVEARIAFIEALVAAGLETVEVGAFVSPKAIPQMASSDAVLRGVSHVKGAEFHVLVPNEKGYDAARAAGAKVVSVFAAASEGFSRANINCTVAESIARFEPVLARAKADGVKVRGYISCVLGCPFDGEIKPKAVADLASTLWQLGCYEISLGDTIGVGTPAKAKEMLRAVAANIPTAGLAMHFHDTYGQALANLYAGLEEGVRVIDAAAGGLGGCPYAPGATGNVATEDVVYMLEGMGERTGVDMEKLLAATNAMSGVLGKPPVSRVASALNAKKKRAKS, encoded by the coding sequence ATGAGCGATCCCGTCCGCATCATCGAAATGGGGCCGCGCGACGGCCTCCAGAACGAGAAGACTCCGGTCAGTGTCGAGGCCCGTATCGCCTTCATCGAGGCGCTGGTGGCGGCGGGGCTCGAGACGGTCGAGGTCGGCGCCTTCGTCTCGCCCAAGGCGATCCCGCAGATGGCGAGTTCAGACGCCGTGCTGCGCGGCGTGAGCCACGTCAAAGGTGCCGAATTCCACGTTCTCGTGCCGAACGAGAAAGGCTATGACGCCGCCCGTGCCGCCGGCGCGAAAGTCGTCTCCGTGTTTGCAGCCGCTTCCGAGGGCTTCTCGCGCGCCAACATCAACTGCACGGTTGCGGAGTCGATCGCGCGTTTCGAGCCGGTGCTGGCACGCGCCAAGGCCGATGGCGTGAAGGTGCGCGGCTATATCTCCTGCGTGCTCGGCTGTCCCTTCGATGGCGAGATCAAGCCGAAGGCGGTTGCCGATCTCGCCAGCACGCTGTGGCAGCTCGGCTGCTACGAGATCTCGCTTGGCGACACCATCGGTGTCGGCACGCCTGCCAAGGCCAAGGAGATGCTGCGCGCGGTGGCGGCGAATATTCCCACTGCAGGGTTGGCGATGCATTTCCACGACACCTATGGCCAGGCGCTGGCCAATCTCTATGCCGGGCTGGAGGAGGGCGTCCGCGTCATCGACGCGGCCGCTGGTGGGTTGGGCGGCTGCCCGTATGCACCCGGCGCGACAGGGAACGTCGCGACAGAGGATGTCGTCTACATGCTGGAGGGCATGGGCGAGAGGACAGGCGTCGACATGGAGAAGCTGCTGGCGGCGACGAACGCGATGAGCGGCGTGCTGGGCAAGCCGCCGGTGAGCCGCGTGGCGTCCGCGCTGAACGCGAAGAAGAAGCGGGCTAAGTCGTAG